TTATATCGGATTGCGGTACCCAATTGCCATGAATCAATACCCCCATTTGGGGTAAAGCACGTAAAACTTTCTCGTTTGGAATTTTACTATCACTGCATTCCTGGAGTATGGCATTTATATCTTCAAAACTCATCATTCGTACTATAAAATAAATACAGCCTCATGAATAATTGTCTTTGTAATAACATCCAATAATACTACTCACCGTCTTTTAAAATTACTTTCAGTTGGTCTACAAGGGGCATTGACTTCAAACGGGATTTGCTGATAACCTTAGGAGGAAGTACAGCGTCTATTCCTAAATCTTTTCCGTCGTCCGGTAAAAGTTTTCTTACATATTTATGTGAGTCTAGACCCAACGCTAAGTTTATTTGTTGGTTTGTTGCAAATAACTTTTGCCTTTCAAGTTCTGCGGTAGGAGATATTCGTGGATGCCAATACGTTTCGCACCACGATTCTTCATTGCTTCTTTTGACATAATTTGCATAGCCtagcttttctttagtttttgtctttttatttccAACGCCGGATTTTGCGAACTTCACTGTTACCTGCTGCAATTCTTCCTCATCATCTTCATCATTTAATGCTTTTTGTTCGGCTTTTATACGCTTATCTTCTTTATCGAAGTGTGAGAACGATGGCCGTAACTGCAATATGTTTGCCAAAGGCGTGAGGTGCAACTCTTTATCAGAAAGAATTCCAACGACATATTTGTCAACATTGTCCAGGGAACGGCTGCTAGTAAACGCTTGTTTATCCATTATGCCACGTTTATACGTTGGACGCTCACCTTTCAATTGACCTTTACCATCGGAAGCCAAAGCGAATGCTTCACCTTTGAAGCGATCATAGAATTGTGACTCggtatttaatgcaaaatcaacTTTTACCTCCTGATTCACAGGTTTCACACAGCAATTTACCACTGCCGCATTATCGAAGTTGCTTATCTGAGTTTTGGTTGGGTATTGAAAGAGATACAGGTTTTCCTGTAGATTTTTTGATAAGTAAACGGGAATCTGTAAATTATGCAGTTGGTCAGAAACGAGTATAGTTCTTCATACACGTAGATATCAAACCTCTTCCACTATCACATCATCATCGTCGCACCCGTCCAACATTTTTGTGAATAGTTTTTCTTATTACGAACTATAAAAACGTACTTAaatacaaaacagatgttttgcGACGGTGTCACCAATAACTAAAGATGAAAAGCCACACATCTCGATATTCGTGTAGTCGATTTTATCAGGCATCGCACATCACAATCatccttatcgcgaagttcacacgGAAAAGTGTTCGCTTTCACTTTTTTGCTCGGTtaaactttttccgcctatcggcaatttcgggcgaacaaaagttcacttcgaaacagctgatgccctattgtgaattagcagtgaacaaataatttacttttaattttgtaaacaagcaaagcatatatttccttaaaagacagcaaaaatatagataaaaaatgtttagtattgcacatATGTAGGTTggtattagctgtgtttttttttacatctatagacgtctacgcttaaactttatatggactgctaagcgtcaaactttaaatacacctctgaaattgctgcgcataaaattagacggcccatacatgacacaaaagccatgtgcaaatataaaacgacgaaatttgtgcaaatgataattttgacatacacggctcaaaaacagcGCGAATATTAATTATTAAAGTAGCGgtacaaatgaaacatgtgttttagttgtataaaaaaggcactaattgtataaaaaccactctattttccacagtgctggtaattcactgTATAAgtggaaaaactcgcaccagaagcatttttttataatatatattttttaattgcaagaccagctcaacttattgcagcactgcgcaatattcttttttcaactagcgcaacaaatgacaCATGTGTTATAATCGTATAAGAAATTATTGAATTTGTTTGAATTCCTGGAGATGGTCATTACGCCttcaatattaacatttttaagcaatatttACTGaaagaaaccac
The Eurosta solidaginis isolate ZX-2024a chromosome 5, ASM4086904v1, whole genome shotgun sequence DNA segment above includes these coding regions:
- the Polr3E gene encoding DNA-directed RNA polymerase III subunit RPC5, with product MLDGCDDDDVIVEEIPVYLSKNLQENLYLFQYPTKTQISNFDNAAVVNCCVKPVNQEVKVDFALNTESQFYDRFKGEAFALASDGKGQLKGERPTYKRGIMDKQAFTSSRSLDNVDKYVVGILSDKELHLTPLANILQLRPSFSHFDKEDKRIKAEQKALNDEDDEEELQQVTVKFAKSGVGNKKTKTKEKLGYANYVKRSNEESWCETYWHPRISPTAELERQKLFATNQQINLALGLDSHKYVRKLLPDDGKDLGIDAVLPPKVISKSRLKSMPLVDQLKVILKDVRMMSFEDINAILQECSDSKIPNEKVLRALPQMGVLIHGNWVPQSDIIYPADTISNSNGVSSDLMIRARDYVLYRFSRVKYVYRRQVISATQLPPDEAAEVLHSVARLNSEKKWELLLAPNKEFEQRYPELVQRQEMVWRATEQTYNEMDCEKSPKRSRKRSIRESKSQSSQSSQGEVS